CGCCTGCCACGGCGCCTCGGACCAACGCGCGAATACTGCGTCGATCCTCGTCATCAAGTAGGGGTGCGAGCTGTTCCACCCGCTCGCCCGCCCAGCTCGCGAGCACGCGGAGTCGCGCCCCTGCACGGCGTCGTAGGCTCTCCTCAAGTGCTGCGGCATCATACGGGACGCCGGTAGCCGGCGCATGCACAATGCCAAGCGTCGTCAACTGCGCGCCAAGTGCGCCAATTCCCTGCGCCTCGCATAGCGCACGATACTGTTCGTCGCGCAACAGGTGCGACGCGAGTCCGCGGGTGCGTGTGATGACGTCGCCCCAGTCGGTCACGGGGTGTCTCCGGCGAGTCGGCGCGCTACCACGATCGCCAACCCGCGGCGGTCTCGCTCGAGTCGGCGCGCGAACGTCACGTCTGCCACAATGCGGCCGTCGGCGGATGTGACGATCGCCCCAACGGCAACCGAGTCGTCGATGGTCAACTGCGCGGCGCGAACGCCGAGGGCGGTGAGCGAACCACCCATCGCGTCGGCAACGGCGCGTGAACAACGGACGATGGCATCGTCTCCTGGCACGCACGCCAGTGCATCGGCGATCGCGCGACTGACCACAGCTCCAAGCCCCGCGTGTACGTCAAGCGCCGGAAGCCGTTCGGCGGCTGCAGAAAAAACCTTGTCGAGCGCGGCCGCTCGTGCGGTGAGCGTTTCGTGCCGCACACGCTGTGCGGCATCGGCAGACGCGAGCTCCAATGCAGCGACTGCCGCGGCCTCCCGCTCGGCGATGCGCGCCGTGCGGTGCTGGGCCACCTGCTCGACGGCCTCCGTTCGCATACGCGACGCTTCCGCTCCGGCCGCAGCAAGCCGCGCCGTAGCGGTGGCGTCGGCCTCGCGCCTCAACTGCGCGAGGAGCAGGGCAGCGGGATCACTCACCACTCAGCCTCCGGTCCCCGCACGCAGAATAATCAGCACGGCGACGATGAACCCAAGGATGACCATCGTCTCTGGGATGGCCACGAGAATGATGATCGTGCCTGCGAGCTCAGGCTTTTCCGCAAGCGCCGCGGCGCCCGCAGTGCCGATCTTCGATTGCGCCCATGCCGTGGCCAACGCCGAGATGGACATGACGCTCGCCGCTCCGATGACAACCCACATGATGTTCATACGACGTTCCTCTCTAGGACAGCGCCCGGCGGCGCCGTTCGGTGACCAAATGGTTCGTACTTGTGTCCGCCGGGACTGTAGAATTTTCCAAAGAACTCCACGTAGTGGAGGCGAAGCGCGTGAATCGCCGGGCTGAATAATCCGATGGCGAAGTTCACGAGGTGAAACAACAGCGCAAACACGAGCCCGATGGCCGTGCTGCCCACCGCGCCCACCATTTGGTTGGCCACCACTGCGAGCATCACAGAGGCCGTGCCGATGGCCATGATGCGCGCGTACGACATCACGTTGCCGAGCGTGGCCAGGAGTTCCACTGGCGCAATAAGCCCCTCAGCAAACACCAGCACGGGAAACGCCACGAGCAGTGCCACCACCGCTGGGGTGAAGAGCTGTTCTGGCAGCACTCGGAAGGCGGCCATCAACGCCGCCACGACGAGGAGCACCATCACCGCCGAGATGCCGCTGCCGAGGGCGTGTCGCGGGTGCTTGCGTCCGGCGCTAATGGCGCCGAGGACTAGCCCGAGCACCACATGCACCACGCCGAGTCCCACGGCGGCCGCCAACGCAGCGAAAATCGCCTGCTCTCGGTCGTAGATGATCGGCTCAAGTCCAAAGAGCCGTTTGCCAAGGTCACCAAAGTACTCGCCGTAGAGCACGCCGAAGATGATGGCAAAGAGGGCGCATGGGCCTGCCACCTCGGCTCCCGTGCGAACGAGCGAGCCGGGAGCGGCTTTTCGATGGATAAGCAACGCCAAACCAACGAGCATCGCCCCGTAGCCCACATCGCCGAGCATCATGCCGAACATCAACGGAAAGAACACGGCGACAAACGGCGTGGGGTCGATCGTGCCGTATCGCGGAAGGGGCAGCAGAGCGATCAACGACTCAAAGGGGCGGAAGAGGCGCGGGTTCGAGAGAATCACCGGTGCATCTGCCGTCCCCCATTCTTCTCGCGCGATGTGTTCGACAATAACAGACGGGCCCGCCTCGGCGGCAATCCGTTCCGTGAGCGCGGTGACGCCGGGCTCAGGAATCCACCCCTCAATGGTGAAGGCGTGTGGTGTTACCGAGCATTGCTGGTGCGCGTAGAGAGCGGAGAGCCAGTCGCTGAGCGCTGCGTGGGCGCGCCGCAGCTCGGTCGCGTGCGAACGCGCCAGCGCGGCGAGGTTGGTACGGCAGGCGTCAACGTCGCGGGGAATTTGCTGCAGCCGGTCGAGCATGAGCGGTACCGCGTCTTGGAGCGGCATGCCTCGGTACGCGGCGGGCAGTGGCACTTCAGGAACGCGTGCCTCCGCCAGCCGCGATTCCAAGCGCGCACTGAACTCCTTTGGCAGGACCAAGAGGATCGCGAGGTCTCCGCCGGGGAGCGGCATCGTGGTCATAGAAAACTCAGCGCCGAGTTCCGCGCGAAGCGACGCGGCCATCGCATCCACGGTGGCGCGCGCTGAGGCTGGCGCGACCACCGCGTGGCTGGTCAGACGTTCGGACGTTGCCACGCGGCGCACCACGGGGAGCACCGCAAGCAAAAAGTCGCGATAGCGTGCCACCAGCGCGCGCTCTTCGTCCAGCGCAGTCTCGCGGTCGCTGAGCGCGCGGGCGTCGCGGCGCACGCGACTCGCCACGCGCGCCCACCGCGCGGCGTCAGCGACGGTCGCAGGGGGCGGCAAGAGGCGTGGCCCCGTTGGGCTGACGGCGCGCAGCGCGTGCAAGGCGTCCGCAACATCGGTAAGTACTCGCTGCAGTTGGCCGCGGCGTCGCTCGCCGCGTGCGTCGAGACGCGCCGGCTCGACGCCCGCTCGTGCCGGCGCTTCGTCCAGATGCAACTGGCCGACGTCCTGCACCGCATGCAACGTGTCCTCGAGCCGTTCGCGCGGTCCGAGAATGCGCAGCCGTGCCATGGGAACGATCACGACGCCGCTCCTAACCCAGTCAGTTCCGCGACGACCAGCTCTGCCAGCGTTGCGATCTCTGCATCCGGCACTGCGCGATAGCGGCGCACCAGCTGTTCTGCTTCGCGCTCGATCTCGCTCACGGCGGCCGCGATGTCGCGGAGCGAACGGGCATCGATAGACGCGAGTTCCTCTGCGAGGGCGATTGCCGCCACGCGATGCGTCTCCTCCGCGTCAGTATGTGCGGCATCGAGGATTTCGCGCGCCCGTCGCTCCGCATCAGCGAAGTGCTGCGCGATCTCTTGCTCCGTCGCGAGCAGAGCGTCCAATGCAGAGGACGGCGCTTGGACGGCGGTATGTGCGGTGCGGGTGCTCATATGCGTCACCGGCCCCTAGGGAGAACGGTCGCAATGGCCGTTCTCCGCATAGTCTACAGGAAAGCGGCACGGCTCCGAAGCCGTAAAACGGACGATTCCGTGTCGGGGATTACCGCACGGAATGTCTCGGCTAAACGGTTAGCTCGGCTGACGCGCCCGTGTTCCCGATGCGCATCCGTGCAGCGCGCACGCGTCGCCGATGCCGCGCCGCCATCTGCGGCTCACCCGAGATGCAGTCGCTGCAGGTCGCGCGTGAGCTCGGCACGGAAATCCGGATGCGCAATCGACACGAGTGCGGCACCACGCTGGCGCAGCGAGAGTCCGTGCAAATTCACGGCGCCGTATTCCGTCACCACCCAGTGAACATGGCCGCGAGTCGTCACCACGCCGGCACCAGGCTTCAGTTCTGTCGTGATGCGAGACACAGTGCCGCCAGCCGCTGTTGCTGGGAGCGCGATGATCGGTTTGCCGCCGCGAGAACGTGCAGCGCCGCGAATGAAATCCATTTGCCCACCGATCCCCGAATACACGCGATGGCCAATGGAGTCGGCGCACACTTGGCCGGTGAGATCGACTTCGATCGCCGAGTTGATGGCGGTTACGCGCGGATTGCGTGCAATGCGTTGGGTGTCGTTGGTGCGGTCGCAGGAGTGAAACTCGACGCGCAGGTTGTCGTGCACAAAATCATAGGTGCGGCGAGATCCCATGCAAAACGATGTCACGATGAGTCCGGTGTCGATGACCTTGTACTTGTTGGTCACCGCACCGCATTCCACGAGTTCTACCAAACGATCCGAAAACATCTCGGTGTGCACACCGAGGTCGCGCTTGTCGGTGAGTCGGGCAAGTACCGCGTCTGGGATGGCGCCGATGCCCACTTGGAGCGTGGCGCGATCTTCGACGAGCCCAGCGACCAGCTCGCCGATCCGCGATTCGACTTCTGACTCCGCACCCGGCGCGTGCGACGGCAGGGGGCGATCGGTGTGAATGAAGGCGTCGATTCGGTCAAAGGGCACGGCGCTGTTGCCGTGCGTGCGCGGCATTTGCTCGTTGATCTCGGCAATGATAAAGCGTGACGTGTCCGCGGCGGCACGCGCTGCGTCTACACTGGTGCCCAGCGAGCAGTACCCATGCGCGTCGGGGGGTGAGAGTTGCAGCAAGGCGACATCAAGCGGCACGCGTCCCGAGTGGAAGAGTGCTGGAACATCAGAGAGGAAAATCGGCACGAAGTCGGCGCGGCCGTCGCCCACCGGCTCGCGCATGGCGGGGCCGTTGAAGAATGAAATCGAGTGAAAGCGTCCGGCGTGCTCCGGCGTCGTCCAAGGGGCCGCGCCGTCCGTGTGGAGGTGGTAGAGACTCACCCCTTCGACATCAGTGCGCCGCGCGAGCGCTTCGAGCAATGGCGTGGGGGTGGCCGCTGCGCCGTGGACGTACACGTTCATGCCGGAACGCAGCAGGCCAACGGCATCGTCGGCAGAAACGGCGCGTTCGCGCCAGCTATCGGGGCGTGGTTTTATCATGGCAAGAAAGGGTTGCGCTTGTCTGCGCGCGCGACGGCGCGCAGTTTGCGGGTTCATCCAAGAGGTGCAGATGATGGTGGATCAAGGGCCTGTCGGCGAGCCGTCGCTGTCCGTGTGGCTGCAGACGAGTCGTGTGAATTCGTTGCTCATTTCGACGATCTCCGTGCTGACCGGCGCCGCGCTCGCGTGGCGTGATGGCGCCGCCACCTCGCTGGTGGCGCTGGCGTGGCTCTCCGCCGTGGCCGCGCAGGCCGGTACGAACCTCATGAATGTCTCGTGGAACTATAAGGCCGGCGCACGCGCGCCGCGCGCGGTCGATCCGCGCGGATCGAGTGCGCCCGTGCGCGGTGGGATACTTACGCCGGAGCAGGTACGGCGCGCGGCGCACCTCTGCTTTGGTGTGGCGCTCGCGAGCGGCGGAATGCTGGTGTGGCGCGTGGACCCGCGACTCATGTGGATTGGCGTGCCCGGCTTGTTCGCGGGGTACTTCTATGCGTCGCCGCCCATTCGGTTGGCCTACCTTGGACTCGGGGTCCCCACGGTCTTTGCATTTATGGGCCCCGCCATGGTGGTGGGCACCTACTGGCTGGGCGCGCACGCGACCACCCCAGGCGCCTGGGCTGCAGCTTGCGCGGTGGGACTGACCGCGGCCGCCGTGATGCACGTGAATGACGTTCGCGATTTTGACGGCGACGTCGCGGCAGGGAAGCGGAGCTTGGCACGCGTCGTCGGTCCGTTCGGCGCGCGAGTGCTGATGGCCGCAATGATCGTGGGCGCCTACGGTGCGGTCGTCGCCGGTGTCCTTTTCCAATGGTTGCCCGTTGGCGCGCTCGCCGTGGTGCTGTCGGTACCGCTTGCCGTGCACATGTTGCGGATTGTGTTCTTGCATCACGATGCCGTTCGCCTAAACGACGCGTGGCTCGCCGGCGTCAAGTTGCACACGGCGTTCGGCGTATTGCTGCTGCTGTCTCTGGTGCTGGCGGCCATACGGCGGGCGTAGCGGCGCGGACTGGGCTTTGAGATGGGAACGGCCGCGTCGAGCGACGGGCGTGTGAACTCCGTGGTCTAAACATCGTCCGACGCACCGCGCCCCTAAGTCGGGGTTGCGCCCGCCAAAGATCAGGGATTTCCTGCAACAAGTCCGCGGTACGCAACTATAAAATCACCGGTGTGGCCCCCTACCACCGGAGTCCATGTATGTCTTGGAAGAATATGCTTCGCTTGGCGATACGCGTCGTGGCGATCGCCTCGCTGATGGTTGTGCCCGAGGTCTCTCGTGCGGCGCGCGCGTTCGATGGAACTGAAATCACGGGCCGAATCACTGACGCGCGGACCGGGAACGGCGTGGTCGCCGCTCAGGTTGTGGTGCGCGACGCGCAAGGTGTGATCGTCGCCGGTGCGATGACCGATTCCCTCGGACGCTACCTGATCGGCGAGGTCCGTGCCGGAATCTACGTGGTCGAATCGGCTCGGCTGGGCTATGCCCGTGCGGCGCAGACCGACGTCGTTGTCGCCGATCGCGCGCGGGTGGAAGTGAATCTCCGACTCGATGTTGTGGCGCTCACTGCCGCTGCGGTCGTCGTCACGAGTACGCGGCGCGTGGAGCGCGCGGCGGATACCGATGTCTCCGTGACCGTGATTGAGGGCGATGCCATCGCCCGTAGCGGCGAACCTACTGTGTTTGGCGCCATGAAGCGCGCGAGCGGCGTCGATTTCTTTTCCTCAGGGCTCGGACAGCAGCAACCCAATGCCCGCGGCTTCGTGAATCCGTTCACGACCAACCTGCTGGTGCTCGTCGACGGACGATTGTCTTCACTCCCTGGATTGGGCACCGTGCTGCCAGGGATGATGCTCGTGACGCCACAAGATGTGGCGCAGGTTGAAGTCGTTACTGGGCCCTCGTCGGCACTGTACGGCGCGAATGCGGCCAACGGCGTGCTGAGTATTGTCACGCGCGACCCCCGCGACTCGCGCGGCGGATCAATCTCCGTCACCGACGGTGATCGCGGCGTTGCTGCGTTCAGCCTCCGTATGGCTGCGGTGATATCCGATCAGTTCGCATTCAAACTGACGGGCGAATCGTATCAGGCCAGAGATTTTGAGCGCCGCAATGCCTTTGCCGGCTCCGGCGGATTCTCCGTGCTTGATCAACCCGACTTTCAGCTGTCACATCAAACAGCGGGCGGCTCGCTCTTCTATTACCCGAGCGCCGGTAACCGGCTGGTGTACTCCGCGGGTGCCACGCGCGCCAACTACATCAACCTGACGGTCGCAGGGCGACTGCAGGTGAAGGATTGGGATGCCTGGTACCAGCAGCTCCGTGCCAACTTCACCGACGTGCTTGGCGGCGCGCTCTATGTCAATACTGCCTACACCAAGAATGACGCCGGCGACAGCTACTACCTCGACGTCCTCACGCGCATGCAAATCCCGCAGGCCAATGGCGGGGCGGGGCTGTCGCCGTCCCTGGCCATGCAGCGCGCGCTCTTTGTTGACCGCTCCGACCGCTTTGAGTTTGAAGCCCAGCACGCCTGGCACAGCGGCACGCGGCACTTCGTGACCAGCGGCGTGATGTATCGCACCTCGCATCCCGTGAGCGGCGGCACGTACCTCACCGACGGCACGACGGGTGCCCCCATTCGGATCAACGAGAGCGGTGCATACGTGGGCTATGACAATCTGGTCATCCCCAAGCTCCGCCTCACCGCGGTGGGGCGCTATGACACGCACAGTGATTTTAGCGCGCGCTTCTCGCCCAAGCTCTCCGCGTCGTACACGCTCGCCAATGGCGATGCGGTTCGCCTGACGTACAACGAGGCGTTCAACAGTCCGACCACGTATCTCCTCTACGCGCAGAGCAACGCCGGACGCGATGCCGCGAGTGGGCTGCAGAACTGGATTCGCGGGAACCGCGCCGGCTTCAGCTTCGTGAACACGGCGGGCGGCGCGGTGCCGGCGAACATTCCGTCGCTCGAGCCGTTGCATGTTTCATCCGCCGAGTTAGGCTATCGCGCCACGTGGGGCAGTCGCGCATCGCTCGACGTGACCGCCTACTACTCCACCTACCGCAACTACATCTCCAAGGAAGCCGCCCTCAGCCGGCCCGCCGACTCGGTGTTTGTGCGCGACCCCGTGACGGGGCTGCCGCGGCGCGAGGTCACCAAGACCTATCTCAACTACGGCGAACTTCCCGTGGCTGGCCTGGACGTATCAGGCGAGTGGTTCTTTGACGCGCAGTGGAGCGCCACGGCGTCGGTGTCGTATCAGCAACCGGGGACCTTCCGCAAGCCGATGGCCGGTCTCTCCGAGCCGGGGTTCAATGCGCCGACGCACAAGGCCAAGGGTGCCGTCATGTGGCACGATTGGTGGCGGACGGGAACCCGCGTGGAGCTCTCAGGAGTCCAGGTCAGTCGGTTCGATTTCGTGAGTTCTTTGCCTTACCTCACCGGCCCGGTACCCGAATACCTGGTTGCGGATGCGGGGGTCTCTGTGCCAGTTTCGCTCGGGAACCGTTCCCGTGCGCGACTTGAGCTCACGGCAAAGAATCTGCTCGATCGACGTCACATTGAGGTGCCCGGCGGCGCGTCGCTCGGCCGTTTGTTCTCGCTGTCGCTTGCTGCTGACTGGTAACATCCGACGTGGCGTAGTGTCTTCAGGAGGATTTCCCGATGTGCCTCGGCATTCCCGGCAAGATCATTGAAATGCGAGACGATAACGGCCTCGCTATGGGCGTCGTCGACTTTGGCGGCGTGCGCCGAGAGTGCTGCTTGGCGTATGTGCAAGACGAAGTGACGCTCGGCGACTACGTCATTGTGCACGTGGGCTTTGCCATCACGAAAGTGGATGAGGCCGAGGCGCAGCGCACCTTCGAAGTGCTCAAGGAAATGGGGGAGACGCAGGAGCTCGAGTGGTTGCAAGAGGTTGCCGATAAATCGCTGGCGGCCGGTAACGACGCATGAAGTTCTTGAGCGAGTATCGGGATGCGCATATTGCCAAGGCGGTGATTGAACGCATCAAGGCCGAAGCCACGCGGCGCTGGTGTCTGATGGAGGTGTGCGGCGGTCAGACGCACACGATCGTGCGGCAGGGGATCGACGAGTTGCTCGAAGACGCCATCGAGATGATTCATGGGCCCGGTTGCCCAGTGTGTGTGACGCCGCTCGAGCAGATCGACAAAGCGCTGCTCATTGCGGCGCGCCCCGAGGTGCTGTTCACCTCGTTCGGTGACATGCTGCGCGTTCCCGGAAGCGACTGCGACCTGCAACAAGTGCGCGCGCGCGGTGGCGATGTGCGCATTGTGTATTCGCCGCTCGATGCACTGGTGCTGGCCCAGCGCAATCCCACCAAAGAGGTGGTGTTCTTCGCCGTCGGCTTTGAGACGACCGCGCCCGCCAACGCGATGGCCGTGTGGCGCGCGCGCGAGCTCGGGGTCAAGAACTTTAGTGTGCTCGTCTCGCACGTCACGGTGCCGCCGGCCATCACGGCCATCATGGAAGCACCGGACAATCGCGTGCAGGGCTTTCTCGCCGCGGGGCACGTGTGCGCAGTAATGGGCTGGACCGAGTACGAACC
This region of Gemmatimonadota bacterium genomic DNA includes:
- a CDS encoding V-type ATP synthase subunit E → MSDPAALLLAQLRREADATATARLAAAGAEASRMRTEAVEQVAQHRTARIAEREAAAVAALELASADAAQRVRHETLTARAAALDKVFSAAAERLPALDVHAGLGAVVSRAIADALACVPGDDAIVRCSRAVADAMGGSLTALGVRAAQLTIDDSVAVGAIVTSADGRIVADVTFARRLERDRRGLAIVVARRLAGDTP
- a CDS encoding ATPase; protein product: MNIMWVVIGAASVMSISALATAWAQSKIGTAGAAALAEKPELAGTIIILVAIPETMVILGFIVAVLIILRAGTGG
- a CDS encoding 4-hydroxybutyrate CoA-transferase, translated to MIKPRPDSWRERAVSADDAVGLLRSGMNVYVHGAAATPTPLLEALARRTDVEGVSLYHLHTDGAAPWTTPEHAGRFHSISFFNGPAMREPVGDGRADFVPIFLSDVPALFHSGRVPLDVALLQLSPPDAHGYCSLGTSVDAARAAADTSRFIIAEINEQMPRTHGNSAVPFDRIDAFIHTDRPLPSHAPGAESEVESRIGELVAGLVEDRATLQVGIGAIPDAVLARLTDKRDLGVHTEMFSDRLVELVECGAVTNKYKVIDTGLIVTSFCMGSRRTYDFVHDNLRVEFHSCDRTNDTQRIARNPRVTAINSAIEVDLTGQVCADSIGHRVYSGIGGQMDFIRGAARSRGGKPIIALPATAAGGTVSRITTELKPGAGVVTTRGHVHWVVTEYGAVNLHGLSLRQRGAALVSIAHPDFRAELTRDLQRLHLG
- a CDS encoding prenyltransferase, which gives rise to MMVDQGPVGEPSLSVWLQTSRVNSLLISTISVLTGAALAWRDGAATSLVALAWLSAVAAQAGTNLMNVSWNYKAGARAPRAVDPRGSSAPVRGGILTPEQVRRAAHLCFGVALASGGMLVWRVDPRLMWIGVPGLFAGYFYASPPIRLAYLGLGVPTVFAFMGPAMVVGTYWLGAHATTPGAWAAACAVGLTAAAVMHVNDVRDFDGDVAAGKRSLARVVGPFGARVLMAAMIVGAYGAVVAGVLFQWLPVGALAVVLSVPLAVHMLRIVFLHHDAVRLNDAWLAGVKLHTAFGVLLLLSLVLAAIRRA
- a CDS encoding TonB-dependent receptor, yielding MSWKNMLRLAIRVVAIASLMVVPEVSRAARAFDGTEITGRITDARTGNGVVAAQVVVRDAQGVIVAGAMTDSLGRYLIGEVRAGIYVVESARLGYARAAQTDVVVADRARVEVNLRLDVVALTAAAVVVTSTRRVERAADTDVSVTVIEGDAIARSGEPTVFGAMKRASGVDFFSSGLGQQQPNARGFVNPFTTNLLVLVDGRLSSLPGLGTVLPGMMLVTPQDVAQVEVVTGPSSALYGANAANGVLSIVTRDPRDSRGGSISVTDGDRGVAAFSLRMAAVISDQFAFKLTGESYQARDFERRNAFAGSGGFSVLDQPDFQLSHQTAGGSLFYYPSAGNRLVYSAGATRANYINLTVAGRLQVKDWDAWYQQLRANFTDVLGGALYVNTAYTKNDAGDSYYLDVLTRMQIPQANGGAGLSPSLAMQRALFVDRSDRFEFEAQHAWHSGTRHFVTSGVMYRTSHPVSGGTYLTDGTTGAPIRINESGAYVGYDNLVIPKLRLTAVGRYDTHSDFSARFSPKLSASYTLANGDAVRLTYNEAFNSPTTYLLYAQSNAGRDAASGLQNWIRGNRAGFSFVNTAGGAVPANIPSLEPLHVSSAELGYRATWGSRASLDVTAYYSTYRNYISKEAALSRPADSVFVRDPVTGLPRREVTKTYLNYGELPVAGLDVSGEWFFDAQWSATASVSYQQPGTFRKPMAGLSEPGFNAPTHKAKGAVMWHDWWRTGTRVELSGVQVSRFDFVSSLPYLTGPVPEYLVADAGVSVPVSLGNRSRARLELTAKNLLDRRHIEVPGGASLGRLFSLSLAADW
- a CDS encoding HypC/HybG/HupF family hydrogenase formation chaperone, translated to MCLGIPGKIIEMRDDNGLAMGVVDFGGVRRECCLAYVQDEVTLGDYVIVHVGFAITKVDEAEAQRTFEVLKEMGETQELEWLQEVADKSLAAGNDA
- the hypD gene encoding hydrogenase formation protein HypD; its protein translation is MKFLSEYRDAHIAKAVIERIKAEATRRWCLMEVCGGQTHTIVRQGIDELLEDAIEMIHGPGCPVCVTPLEQIDKALLIAARPEVLFTSFGDMLRVPGSDCDLQQVRARGGDVRIVYSPLDALVLAQRNPTKEVVFFAVGFETTAPANAMAVWRARELGVKNFSVLVSHVTVPPAITAIMEAPDNRVQGFLAAGHVCAVMGWTEYEPLAAKYHVPIVVTGFEPVDILEGMLLVVRQLEAGRHEVENQYVRSVRREGTPAARVTVDRVFELGNRKWRGIGEIPMSGLRLRDEFSDFDAEVKFGVQDLTVEEPAECRAGDVLTGRLKPPKCSAFGTRCTPEHPLGALMVSAEGACAAYYHMGRYRPEATGAAT